tttaaatatctttatttaaacaccttgattacaaatatgattgtagttgggtttcaggcatggaaaaaacaccgcccttcaccagtgcaacattcccaccaccaatgtcccaaatctccctcctccccacacccaccccatacctgtacttgagacaggctttctacttccctcattcatttgcattgttataatagttcacaatgtagttatttctcaaactgcactcatcactcttcgtggtgagcttcatgtcatgaactggaaCTTTCAGccttcttctcttttgtctctgaaaattattgcaaaaatgtcttttatttttcttaaacagtTCTTTGAGCCTGGCCAATAACAGTTTTGCCTGAGCTTCATTTTCCCTGGTCATTGCTGTAGACATGTCTACATAAGTGTATAAACTCTGTCATGAATTGCACTGCTTATAGCTTCTGCTTTTTAGTCTCAGAGTATTATCAATACCATCAATAGTATCTTTTTAATTCTAATCAGCTGTCTTTTTTTGAAAATCAGGAAAATAGTCTGATTTTTGCCGCAGATTCAGACATTTGGTGTATGGATTTTTGCAAGCTTCAACACTTTTGAACTATGTCCTATTTCAGAGTCCAGAGTGCTAACCATTACACCATAGAACCCACATTTATGTTCAATTCCATCCACAAGTtgaatgcatctttttttttaatttttatttaaaccccttgattacatacatgattgtgtttgggtttcagtcatgtaaagaacaccccccatcaccagtgcaacattcccatcaccaatgtcccaagtctccctcctccccacccgacccccgcctgtactctaaacaggctctccatttccctcatacattctcattattaggacagttcaaaatgtagttatttctctaactaaactcatctctctttgtggtgagcttcctgaggtgagctggaactttcagctcttttctcttttgtgtctaaaaattattattgcaagaatgcctttcatttttcttaaaacccatagatgagtgagaccattctgtgtttttctctctctctctgacttatttcactcagcataatagattccgtgtacatccatatacTTGCAAGTGAATTTGCATGATTATATTTCTGGTTGATTTTTTCCCCTAGTTTTGAAGTTGGATTATACCCAATAGTGATGCTCAGTACTAacctctgcctctgcactcaagaatcactcctggtgaaggtCAAGGAACCAtagggtgtcaaggatcaaacctgagtcagcacaTATAATGCAAGTGCTCTTTCTTctctactattgttctggctcctgtATTTCTGTTTTGCATATGGGGCTAGTTTTCCTTTAACTGTTATTTGATCATTTTCAGATCTTAAAGATATAGTGTCTAAAAGAACCACTATATGGTTTAGGAGAGTCAGATAGgtaataaactataaaatgaagTAGATTTCATTCTCTTAGGgcttgtttttgctttgcttagtttttctgggtttttttttttttttgccacatcaggGGTGCTCAAgagttgctcagggttactcctggctctgtattcaagaatcactcctggaaatggcAGGGATAACAtatggattccagggattgaacctaggtcagcagcatgcaaggcaagtgcctttccctctatactatctctctggctcctgtattcttatttgtttaattttaagaaattaaaaaatatatagagtatAATACATCTCATTGATATATTCTCTTCAAAATTTGAGTTAGcccttggggccggcaaggtggtgttagaggtaaggtgtctgccttgcaagcgctagccaaggaaggacccgcggtttgatcccccggcattccattatggtccctccaagcccaggggcaatttctgagcccttagccaggagtaaccccctgagcatcaaacgggtgtggccgaaaaaccaaaaaaaaaaaaaattgagttagcCCCTAAGCACAGATGAGgcctgaaaacaacaaaaaaaaagtttttgcatATGGAGATAAGGAATGTTTACACATATATGTGCCATATAAGTGTATTGATATGTAGACACATGGATCTGTTTATTCACATATATGCACATTTTGgcatacatttatttgttttttttttgggggggagggtatatctgatggtgctcacggcttactcctggctctgtgcttataaatGACTCTTAGTGGGGCTTATGGTACCAGAGGATGATTCTGGGACAGCAAGTCCCTACTTGCTTATTCTTTCTTTAACAAATTATAATTTTGGGGATATGGAATGACAGTACAGGGCTGAGGACAGTTTACTTGCCTGTGACTAACCACTATTTGATCTATAGTGctacatagtcctctgagcaccatcagtggcAGCCTTGCTGTCCCCatgcactgtcaggtgtggctctggAAGAGCTGGGCACCATCAAGATAGCCTGGACACAACAAAGTTTGAGAAACACAGCAGGCTGACCCTAATATTGAGCTTCCTGTGGTCTGGTTGACTGATAATTTCCTGAAGGAGCCTTTTTGGGAGTcccctcaataaataaaattaaaataacaaaaattatattttctgaaaaaactCTAATTACATTATACCCGGGCTAAAAATATCAGGACTGGAAAATCTCTTAATTTTGTGAAATGAAAAAGTACTTGCAGTGTTGATGAGCCTCTGTTCTCATATGTTCCATTTATGGAtgctattaatatttattttcggGGCCGAAGGTAAGGTGGCGCTATagatggtaaggtgtctgccttgcaagtgctaccataggacggacagcggttcgatccccccgcttcccatatggtccccccaagccagggggcaatttctgaacgtatagccaggagtaacccctgagcgtcaaatgggtgtggcccaaaaccaaaaaaatatatattatttattttccctgAATTTCAGATACTAATCTCTTGCATTGGGGATTGGAACTTACTGGGTGGCATCCTAGAGGAAGTTCATTCCCATTCAAATATGGTGGGGAAGATATAGCTGACTATACtctttaaatttcaaattctgGTACTTGGTGTGACTGCAGAAGATAGGGATAAATGAACAATTAGCGTTTGCCTGCAACGCTCAGCAGCCAGGTTACAGCAACATCTGTTATGATAATGCTTTCCTAATCTCTTTGATCAGATTCTGGGTTTTTCAAATCATCTTTGTGTCTTTCCCCTCCCTGTATGGGTCATGCACTTTATAGAATCAAACCTTTAAAAAGAAGCAGCAGAGCCCACATGTAAATGGAGTGTGGAAGAACAGTAAAGACTAGagagacctaaggtggttagagGAGCACAAGAGGGTTCATAAAGTGCCTCTGAGAGGATGTCTACTACAGAATTACATCCTACACATATTGACCATATCTGTGCTGGAAACAGTCTTTATGATAGGCCAGTATATTCTTTATAGATTTCAAATGTGCCCCCCTTAACCAATGCACTCAGCCTCATTGTCCCAACACAGTGGATTGTTTCATATCAAGGCCCACAGTGATTGACCGTTTTTATGCTCTTTATGCTCCCAGTATTGCAGCCATATCTTTGTTCCTCAATTGGACTGAAATATTTTCTCTGGGGATCACGAAAATCTTAAGGGAAGTTTATGAAAACCCCAGTAGTGATGACGCAGAGCCTGAAAAAGGTCCTcgatttctttgagaaaatattaagCTGGCTTATCAGTGTATGATTTGCTCATACCAATTGCAATAAAAGAAACTCATTGCCTGCACAGCCAATAACCAACAATCACCCGATCCAAGTCCTCATACCAAACTCTAATGCAATATGGCAAAATCCCCCTACccaggcaatggaaaaagaaatGGTGGAGACCGGTTCAGCACAACGGACAGCTCCATATCTAA
The Suncus etruscus isolate mSunEtr1 chromosome 4, mSunEtr1.pri.cur, whole genome shotgun sequence genome window above contains:
- the GJA10 gene encoding LOW QUALITY PROTEIN: gap junction alpha-10 protein (The sequence of the model RefSeq protein was modified relative to this genomic sequence to represent the inferred CDS: inserted 2 bases in 1 codon; deleted 3 bases in 3 codons; substituted 5 bases at 5 genomic stop codons); its protein translation is MHCQILISCIGDWNLLGGILEEVHSHSNMVGKIXLTILFKFQILVLGVTAEDXGINEQLAFACNAQQPGYSNICYDNAFLISLIRFWVFQIIFVSFPSLYGSCTLXNQTFKKKQQSPHVNGVWKNSKDXRDLRWLEEHKRVHKVPLRGCLLQNYILHILTISVLETVFMIGQYILYRFQMAPLNQCTQPHCPNTVDCFISRPTVIDRFYALYAPSIAAISLFLNWTEIFSLGITKILREVYENPSSDDAEPEKGPRFLXENIKLAYQCMICSYQLQXKKLIACTANNQQHPIQVLIPNSNAIWQIPLPRQWKKKWWRPVQHNGQLHI